Genomic segment of Zingiber officinale cultivar Zhangliang chromosome 11B, Zo_v1.1, whole genome shotgun sequence:
TGCCTTCTGGTATGTCAGACAAACTAGATTTGAATGATGGTAGAATGAAGCAGAAGAGTGATCTTCCTCTTAATCATATCACTACATATGAAAATGCAGTGTCATGTCAAGGCAATGAGGTTGAAGAAGGATTAGTTGGAAATGGAGAAGTTAGCTCACCAATGGGTTCTGATGAAGAACATAGAAGAAATGTTGAAGTAACTGTAAATGTTGCAGATCCTGCTACAACTGCCTATTTGACATCTGGGAATGAAAATGGAGCTTGCTCAACTGAACCAAGGACAATAAATTCTTATAGTTCTATGCATGCCTTGGTAGAAAGCTGTGCCAAATATTCTGAAGCTATCACTCCTTTGGTAGCTGGAGATGATGCAGGGATGAATCTACTAGCTACTGTTGCCACTGGGGAAATTTCCCAATTTAACATAATGACACAAATTGATTCAAATGGAACTCCACCTGCTGTGGAGGAACGGTGCAGCAGAAATGATGAATTTAGGTTATCTTGCCATGATGATATGGGTCAGAGGAATCTCCAATACGATGAATGTGTCAATGCTAATTCTGAGAAGCAAGGGAAGAAAGTTGGTAATACATTTGGTAAAGATCTATTACAAACTGAAGATGCCAAGTTGACAAGTAGCAGTGCTAGTGATTCTCAACTGCAGAATAATAAACTAAATGGCCATCAAGCAACACAAAATACTATTACCTGTATGAGTTCGCTTGATAATTATAATTCTATGAATGTAGAGGAAAAACCTGCAGTTGAAAGAATCAACAATGCTGCATATATACCAGCGGAAGTTGAGCAGGGCAATAGGGTTGGAACTGCTTCAATTGAAGATGAACAAACTACCGATGTGCAAGTTTCTGACACTTGTACTTATACTGAGCCTAAGTTTATGAGCCCATTGAAGGATGAAAATACATCACTTCATGATGATTATAAGAAGACTGAAGATAACAATGGGTGCACTTCTGATGCTAAAGTAGATGGTAAATGTGATATAGATGCCACCAATTCTGATACGAAAGTAGAAGTACCTCTTGTTCAGGAGGATATGTCAAGCCAAATAGTGGAGAAAGTATTAAGTGCTTCTATCTCAACTGAAAGCCTACAGAAAGCTCCATCCCCAGATGCCGTAGCTGAAAATACTGATTCCATTGTTTCATTTCCTGATGGTAATATTCCTTCTCCTATGGCTATTAATGAGTCCAAGATTTTGTGTTCTGATCACACAAGAATCAACCCCATGGAGTTGTCCCATGAAGCAAAAGAGGACAATAGTATTCCCCCTCATAGCACTGATGAATCAGTAGTATCAGCTGCTATTTCTTTGGACACTGCTGAGATTGTTAGAGATTTAAAGGAGGTTAATGAGGATGGCCCAGTTGGAACAGCAAGTCATGAAGTGACATCTACTTCTAAAATCAAGGAAACTGAGAATTCTGTGAAGTCCTCTAGAACATCTGGATTTGATGCAGAAGCTGGGGAAGGGGGTATTGCATCATCTGTGAACTGCTCTTCATCAAGTGTTACTGAACATGTCGTTGCCACTAGATTTGAACTTGATTTGAATGAAGTTATTCCTGCTGTTGAAGGGAATCAAGACAAACATGATATCTCCTCAACAATATGTTCATCAGCAAATCACTTGCCTAGCCTATCTCCCTTTTCAAGTCCCATATCCACTGATTTGCCTGCATCTTTTACTGTATCTTTACCAGCAAAAGGGCCTTTTATTCCTCATGAAATTTTGTTGAAGGCCAAGGGTGAACTTGGATGGAAAGGCTCAGCAGCTACTAGTGCTTTCCGGCAAGCAGAGTCAAAGAAAATATCTGAAGTTCCTGATATCATCCCATCTAATGGTGTTGGAAAGAAGAGCCACTCTCTGCTAAATATCGACCTTAACATACCTGATGAGGAAGTTCTCGAAGACGCACCTTCTCAGAGCTCTATTCAAATGATGATGACTACTACTGATTATTATTCACCTTCAAGAACTGCTGCAGAAGTTGATCTTGATTTAAATAGAGTTGATGAGACGCTAGAAAATGATCACCGTTTGGCTAGCACCAGCGGTAGATTAGAGCTGCCGCTGTTGCCCATGCAACCTGCATCTGGAGGACTATCTGCAGGCAAAGCTAATTTTCTCAGGAACTTTGATCTGAATGACAGACCAGACATTGATGAGCTTAGTACAGAAGCAGTAACTAGGAACCAACAAGATTCAAGGACTGTACCAAATTTGTCTCATGTTACTTGTCGTAGAACAAATTCCAAGTCTGGTTATACTTTACCTTGGTGTGTTCCTCACTCTTATCCAGTTGTTGCTGTACCATCTCTTCTGCTTGATAGAGGAGATAAATCAAATCCGGTAGTTGCAACTGCAGAACCCCTGATGATTCCAGGTTCATTAAATGGTGTTAATCTTTGTAGCAATATTTATCGCAGTACATCTTTTTCACCATCACCAGCAACACTGGTTACTCCAGCTACATCATTTCCTTATGCAAACTCATCGTTTCCTCCTTCCACTTTTACACTAGCTCCAGTGTCTTTCTCTGGTGGTTCAACATCTTATGTTGATACTTCTTATGGAGGTGGTTCTTGCTTCCCTGCTTATTCGTCATTATTTGTTGCTCCTGCTAGTGCTGTTTCATCTAATTATCCAAGTCCCTACATGACAAGCTTTCCAGAAGGTGGCACTAGTACTATGAGTAGACAAGTCTTTGATTTGAATACTGGTCCAGGGAGTGCAGATACAGAAGGAAAAGATGAGAAACTGCTTTCTGCATCAAGACAATTTTTAGTTGCTACTTCTCAGTCATTCATGGAGGATCAGGTCAGAATGAATGGTCTTCCTACTGTAGGTTCAAAGAGAAAAGATCCTGAAGAGAGTTGGGGTGCAGAAAGTGCTGCCGAGAGGTCTGCTAAGCAAGTCTTGTGGAAGtaaggagatgatcgaagaaacAATTTCATCTGTAGCTCGACTCTGGTGAACTACCAAtccattttctttatttatttatgttttcgAAATGGTTGGATGGTTAAAATACAAATTATGCTCTATCATGCAGGCACAATCGTATGTGGAATTTCTTTCTTGTATTACTTGTTCACTAGGTTATACATACAAACAAAAGCTCACACTCTAGTGTTTGCGTCAAGCATTACATTGGATCTTTTGGAGGTGATTTCATCCCTTTCCATAGTTCTTGTTATTGTTGAGACGCTATTCACTCGTTGACATTTTTCATGTCATCAGGCTTTTCTTAGCATTTTAAGAGATTTCAGGCAAGTTTGCTGTTTTTTCTGATGGAAAGAAAATAATTCAAGACTTAAATAGAATGTTTCGTGTAGAAGTTAATATATTCTATAAactttacattttcaaaaatacaTTTGCCATATCATGTGCTAATACCCCTTTACTTATTGGATCTATCAGGGGCATGTCGGCCTCTTTTACCTTTTTGAGTCCTGCATTGTCTTCTAAGATTTCCAGTTAAACCTGCAATACATGGATAAAGTTTAATCGCAAATCTTTAGTGCATGTTCTGTGTCAGATCGATGCTTGCTCGCAGTAATTATGCATGCCTGTTCCTGATTCTTAACTATGTAACATGGATCAACTTTAAAACCCATTGCTTGGTGCTTGAATATTGCAATATTTTATCTGCTTTCTTATTTATTTCACCATGCACATCTTGAGCTTCTTTTGCTCTTGTAGTGGTTATGTACTATAAATACTATGAAGATTCTGACCTTATGCAGATATTTAAAATGTTCGCCTCCATGTTCTTTGGCATAGAGATGTCGTTACTGATACCATACCTCTTCATGGTAACTTGACACTATAGCTCAGTTGTACTAAGTAATCTATGAGACTTCTTTGGAAACTACTATTTGTTTTTTGTAGGTACTGTACTTTTATTGCGAGTGTAAAATTAGTGTAACAATTTTTTTAGCTTGAAAGATCAAAACTTAATTTGCTTTTGGTGGATCTGTCACTATTGCAACCTTAACTCTAATCTGGTTGCTTCAACTATGTCGATTAAACTTCTTTGGTTATTACTTTATCCTAACATCCATTTGTAGTTGGGTTGGAAATCCCTTTAACATCTATTTTACTGAATGGGCACATTAATATGAAAGCCACTGCTGGATGATCAGAAAAGGAAGTGCAATGTTCGATTCTGACTGAGCTCCAAGGGCTAGGAAGAGGTTTGGAGCTTCTGAGAAGGGGGATCATTTCTCAATTACAATGACTCATGTAGACTCTCCTTTCGACCAAACAACAACTATGACGACAAACAAAAGTAAAGGCAGTGGGACAAAGAATTCTATAGTTGTGTTTCTTATTGTCTCATCTTAAAAGCTAATGCACGACTATCTCGTGCGATATTTTGCTTCTCTTTCTCTTTACTGCATTAGTTTGCATTCAGGAGGTAGGTGATGAGGAAACCTGGCCACGTCTTTGCAGTAATCGTAGTACAAGTAACTCCTCTTCACCTTCTCATAAGCTTCCTTCTCATCAGAACTCAGCTCTCTGTACCTCTCCACATTCCACCACAGCTCGCCAGATGAGCAATCCAAACCGCCATCCGAATCGCAACCCTCCACATCAAATCCTTGGAACTGAGCCAGAAATGGAGCATAGTCCCAGTTAATTTTCTCTTCGCCTCCATCTGTTGCCCAATCCTCACCATTCCAAATGCTAGCCTCTATTCTCATTGGCTGAGTCAGATACTCAACTCCCGCAAAAGACAGGTTTTGAAAAACTCGAACAGGGACATCATCGACATAAAACCTGAAAAAAAAAGGGAATTTAATAATTGGTAGGATCTCTCTGTTTTCTATTCGAATCCAGAATGCTTACACAGTTTGGTAGGAGTTCCAAAGTATTTGGTAGTGATGGAAATTGGCGGTGGGGTCAAACCACAAGAAGAGCCTTTGCTCCCTTTCTCCATGGCTGTTAATGAAGACATTAGTTTGGAGAGTGATAGGCTTCCCTTCTCTGTTGCCCAAGAACTCGAAGTCCAGCTCGGTATGGTCACTCGTGTGAGACGATAACTAGGCAAATATTTTGGAAGCTCAGAAAGGGAGAACAAATGGATATGAACAAGAGTTTCTCACATAAAATGCAGTGACAATTCCAGCAGAGTCTTTGTTTGGCAGCTTCATCATCAGATCGAAGAACCCCGAGCTGTAGTTCAACTTGGAACCGAATCCAGAACCTGTTGAGAAAAATATCGATCATGGATAAACTTTATCGGTCATGGATAAAAGTATAGTAACTACCAGAGGATTTATCCATAGAAAGTTGAATCTGTCTTCCTTGATCCTGGAAGGAGACATGGCTTCTGCCCCATGTAATGGCATAGTTCACTTCTAAGCTAGTGAAGTTTTGATCATTGCATCTCGCAATTGCAAATTCTAACCCACCAAGCCAAGCCATTACGAGAGTCATAACGCTCAGTAAACAGTAGTTGGAAAACATGATCTTGCATGCGGATTAAGCCTCTGCAACACAACTATGTAGGCGTAAACCAAGCTAGAGACTCACACAACTTGCATGTTTTATCTACCAGTGAGTTATCGGATAGTAGTTAGCCCATACACTTTGAGATGACTAACAACGCGTGCAAGATTTCTTCAATGCTTATGCTCAATAGGTTCAAGAGGTGACGAGTTACCACCTAAAGTCTCTTTCCATATGGTCGATGGCCTCCTTTATAGGCTTCGAAATCGTGCTTGAAGCCTGCTTTCATAAGTTGCTGACTAATGAGAATTAGGGTGTCGGTGTAAAAACAAGCATTGGATTTCATTCAAGCTAGAGACTCACTCTAATGAAGGATGCCTTGCCTGGGACAATCCTCCTATGCATCTAGTCACACACACAACTAGCATGTTTCATCCATCAATGAAACATGCACTTTGAGATGACTAACAACACGAGCAAGATTTCTTCAATGCTTATGAATTTCTACAAATCTAGGGGTTCAAGTGGTGATGAGGACAAACTATCACCTAAAGTCTCTTTTCGTATGGTCCATAGCCTCCTTTTGAAATAGTGCTCGAAGCCTGCTTTTGTAAGTTGTTGACTAATGAAAATCTGGTGAAAAAAAATTAAGCATTGGATTTCATTTTTCTCAATCCCTTAGCAATGAGAAAGGAGAAAGGAGCCTACCTATCTACCTAACTTTGTTTAATGACACGATTGTTTATAGTCTAAAACATGCTTAAGCATACAAAGTTGATACAGGATTAATTCAATGGTCCTTTAAATTTCAAATGGTCATAACtaagggtgtaaatgaaccaagccgttcGTGAAttattcgaaactcgatttgATAAAAATTCGTTTGggttcgtttaatgaggctcgttaaaatAAATAAACCAAACTGAGCTCTACTTGGGTATCTTTGTAATCAAGTTTTTCTGAAGTAAAGTAATATTATCTGTGAGTTTTTATCATTTTTCTCCTTATTTTTATTACTTTGCTTTTATTCTGTTTTATCTTCCGCTCTTTTCTCTTTTTCCCCATCTAGTTTGATATTAGAGTCGATGTCAAAGATGATTATAGCGTAAATCTTATAGATTAAGATATAAAAAGAAGGACTATAGGGACTTATTTTGCTAATTTCCTAACATAATTCCTGGTTTGTTAGTGCGGTTGGTATTGTGCAAATTAGGCTAAGCAAAAGAATAGGTCTGTACTTGGTAGTTAAGGAAGTCGTAAGTAAATCAAGGAAGCACCTATGTGAGCAAAACCTAGTAAGGAACAATCTTGCCCTAACAACCTCTAATTATGTTTATAATTTGTCTGAAGCCTAGGCAAGACCAATTTAAAATTGGTATGA
This window contains:
- the LOC122034549 gene encoding uncharacterized protein LOC122034549, encoding MVRACGGIEGNQIGEDARLCMGGKVRGKCGGSFESVSSHGDIEEASRLDRLHRRSLSASETHLDSFLKDGRKIHVGECALFQARNAPPFIGIIRRLMKCTEDSPKLCVNWLYRPTDLKLAKGILLDAAPNEVFYSFHKDVIPAASLLHLCKVAFLPKSVELPLGIPAFVCRRVYDITNKRLWWLTDQDYTNERQEEVDQLLNKTHLEMHTAVQSDGHSPKSLNNSTINQQVKSGSDNVQSSGTPTQSKGKKRLRNDQDMEPIKGDKGIEPMKFNQGIESIKRQHSSKLSDGGSVVTIKSENIKAEINKMADKGALVCTEGVENLVSLMQLDKKEKKIDLAARIMLTDVIAATEKSDFLQKFVQLKGVPVLDDWLREVHKGKNDNGSSPHESENLVEDVLLSLLRALEKLPINLNTLQTCNIGKSVNNLRSFKNLEIQKKARGLVDTWKKRVDAEMSKVNDGRSVGFGQPVSLSGKVGHSDVSQTQHKHTESTDGAAKLLNTRSSVSKFLTSKSGTLDSTKSIVPASVIVSSKDPQCKTVASSEGSVLPPVAVKEEKISVSNQSRSNNQSCFSDQSKLMSLQKEETRRSATEAMNTSKIGSNTNRNQRSSNGLPVTDIPGDRKEAHSGRSEVVNKVVTTENGLETGQTCQKPLNAPIGHGNISRLIVRLPNPGQRPGKSGSGVPVDDPLVMGSNQLPSGMSDKLDLNDGRMKQKSDLPLNHITTYENAVSCQGNEVEEGLVGNGEVSSPMGSDEEHRRNVEVTVNVADPATTAYLTSGNENGACSTEPRTINSYSSMHALVESCAKYSEAITPLVAGDDAGMNLLATVATGEISQFNIMTQIDSNGTPPAVEERCSRNDEFRLSCHDDMGQRNLQYDECVNANSEKQGKKVGNTFGKDLLQTEDAKLTSSSASDSQLQNNKLNGHQATQNTITCMSSLDNYNSMNVEEKPAVERINNAAYIPAEVEQGNRVGTASIEDEQTTDVQVSDTCTYTEPKFMSPLKDENTSLHDDYKKTEDNNGCTSDAKVDGKCDIDATNSDTKVEVPLVQEDMSSQIVEKVLSASISTESLQKAPSPDAVAENTDSIVSFPDGNIPSPMAINESKILCSDHTRINPMELSHEAKEDNSIPPHSTDESVVSAAISLDTAEIVRDLKEVNEDGPVGTASHEVTSTSKIKETENSVKSSRTSGFDAEAGEGGIASSVNCSSSSVTEHVVATRFELDLNEVIPAVEGNQDKHDISSTICSSANHLPSLSPFSSPISTDLPASFTVSLPAKGPFIPHEILLKAKGELGWKGSAATSAFRQAESKKISEVPDIIPSNGVGKKSHSLLNIDLNIPDEEVLEDAPSQSSIQMMMTTTDYYSPSRTAAEVDLDLNRVDETLENDHRLASTSGRLELPLLPMQPASGGLSAGKANFLRNFDLNDRPDIDELSTEAVTRNQQDSRTVPNLSHVTCRRTNSKSGYTLPWCVPHSYPVVAVPSLLLDRGDKSNPVVATAEPLMIPGSLNGVNLCSNIYRSTSFSPSPATLVTPATSFPYANSSFPPSTFTLAPVSFSGGSTSYVDTSYGGGSCFPAYSSLFVAPASAVSSNYPSPYMTSFPEGGTSTMSRQVFDLNTGPGSADTEGKDEKLLSASRQFLVATSQSFMEDQVRMNGLPTVGSKRKDPEESWGAESAAERSAKQVLWK
- the LOC122033830 gene encoding xyloglucan endotransglucosylase/hydrolase protein 2-like; its protein translation is MAWLGGLEFAIARCNDQNFTSLEVNYAITWGRSHVSFQDQGRQIQLSMDKSSGSGFGSKLNYSSGFFDLMMKLPNKDSAGIVTAFYLSSHTSDHTELDFEFLGNREGKPITLQTNVFINSHGEREQRLFLWFDPTANFHHYQILWNSYQTVFYVDDVPVRVFQNLSFAGVEYLTQPMRIEASIWNGEDWATDGGEEKINWDYAPFLAQFQGFDVEGCDSDGGLDCSSGELWWNVERYRELSSDEKEAYEKVKRSYLYYDYCKDVARFPHHLPPECKLMQ